In Betta splendens chromosome 22, fBetSpl5.4, whole genome shotgun sequence, the following proteins share a genomic window:
- the si:dkey-16j16.4 gene encoding uncharacterized protein si:dkey-16j16.4 isoform X5, whose amino-acid sequence MLKTLTKKLRRHSLNEIHPFQVKISYHGSGEGGESDDSEGENQELAQIDRERRRNCALTPLATSQQHNQGPISPARLKRLRLLLDANLDRHSSEEELERISCSDSRKWMSRHGDHHSSASSDEEVRDLCGCGSLAASTRPLVEPGNCLAASPSPVHFSSSPPRNLKQPPMRFQLQVVQPVARPIILSHFDQSAPYRKYRHSYSGEPGRPSLDLEKMQQPDARWSSWSGMKEREARMADVCPRFVTKAENAAEEELWGKNADHKDSGP is encoded by the exons ATTTCGTACCATGGcagtggagagggaggggagagtgACGACTCAGAGGGGGAGAACCAGGAGCTCGCACAGATTGACAGAG AGAGACGGAGAAACTGTGCTCTCACTCCCCTGGCCACCAGCCAGCAGCACAACCAAGGTCCCATCTCTCCAGCCCGGTTAAAacgcctccgcctccttcttGATGCCAATCTGGATCGCCACTCCTCAGAAGAAGAGCTGGAGCGAATCAGCTGCAGCGacagcaggaagtggatgtCGCGTCACGGCGATCATCACAGCAGCGCCTccagtgatgaggaggtgagggaCCTCTGTGGCTGCGGGTCACTGGCTGCCTCCACCAGGCCCCTGGTTGAACCCGGCAACTGCCTGGCTGCTTCCCCCAGCCCTGTGCACTTCAGCTCCAGCCCACCGCGCAACCTCAAGCAACCTCCCATGCGCTTCCAACTGCAGGTGGTGCAGCCAGTGGCACGACCCATTATTTTGAGCCACTTTGACCAGTCAGCACCTTACAGGAAGTACCGGCACAGCTACAGCGGCGAGCCTGGGAGACCTAGTTTGGACCTGGAGAAAATGCAACAG CCGGATGCTCGGTGGTCTAGCTGGAGCGggatgaaggagagggaggcacGGATGGCAGATGTCTGCCCTCGTTTTGTCACAAAGGCTG AAAATGCTGCTGAAGAAGAACTGTGGGGGAAAAACGCGGACCATAAAGATTCGG GGCCATAA
- the si:dkey-16j16.4 gene encoding uncharacterized protein si:dkey-16j16.4 isoform X9 — protein sequence MLKTLTKKLRRHSLNEIHPFQVKISYHGSGEGGESDDSEGENQELAQIDRERRRNCALTPLATSQQHNQGPISPARLKRLRLLLDANLDRHSSEEELERISCSDSRKWMSRHGDHHSSASSDEEVRDLCGCGSLAASTRPLVEPGNCLAASPSPVHFSSSPPRNLKQPPMRFQLQVVQPVARPIILSHFDQSAPYRKYRHSYSGEPGRPSLDLEKMQQKMLLKKNCGGKTRTIKIRGHNRQSRPRCPLQQ from the exons ATTTCGTACCATGGcagtggagagggaggggagagtgACGACTCAGAGGGGGAGAACCAGGAGCTCGCACAGATTGACAGAG AGAGACGGAGAAACTGTGCTCTCACTCCCCTGGCCACCAGCCAGCAGCACAACCAAGGTCCCATCTCTCCAGCCCGGTTAAAacgcctccgcctccttcttGATGCCAATCTGGATCGCCACTCCTCAGAAGAAGAGCTGGAGCGAATCAGCTGCAGCGacagcaggaagtggatgtCGCGTCACGGCGATCATCACAGCAGCGCCTccagtgatgaggaggtgagggaCCTCTGTGGCTGCGGGTCACTGGCTGCCTCCACCAGGCCCCTGGTTGAACCCGGCAACTGCCTGGCTGCTTCCCCCAGCCCTGTGCACTTCAGCTCCAGCCCACCGCGCAACCTCAAGCAACCTCCCATGCGCTTCCAACTGCAGGTGGTGCAGCCAGTGGCACGACCCATTATTTTGAGCCACTTTGACCAGTCAGCACCTTACAGGAAGTACCGGCACAGCTACAGCGGCGAGCCTGGGAGACCTAGTTTGGACCTGGAGAAAATGCAACAG AAAATGCTGCTGAAGAAGAACTGTGGGGGAAAAACGCGGACCATAAAGATTCGG GGCCATAATAGGCAGTCCAGACCAAGGTGTCCATTACAGCAGTGA